One Lactobacillus sp. ESL0785 DNA window includes the following coding sequences:
- the walK gene encoding cell wall metabolism sensor histidine kinase WalK: MKKIKSKFKHLFISINTTLAIVFMAMIIATIEVIGAYFTRQLEQNSIENFQSSIQVPLIVTNQLSVQLLRDNKRANTNLNRIVSDYSNGTNTISEIIVVDNKDVIRAVSNLNDKSRIGQRVNNFLVKQVTSTGREATKVINDHMVQVTPLTGSNGSANTVGAIYVRASMQGVFNNLRNISFMFLVTSLIAAVMGAILSLVVSHAITKPIEEMQSQALNIADGDYSSQVKIYSNDELGQLGQSFNTLSVRIERSQEESESEQRRLDSVLSHMSDGVLATDRHGNVSVVNQMALNFLNTTKERIINKPIATVLGLKETSQDLISGQKGIVITLHAGTRDEVILHASFSLIKRVTGFVSGSVCVLHDITEQQKNENSQKQFVSNVSHELRTPLTSLHAYIETLNEGAWKDPQVAPQFLQVTQEETERMIRMINELLSLSRMDRGVSKVDLEWVNFNDFVAHILDRFDMIVKTDEKEGKKKYTIKRKLGTQALWVEIDTDKMAQVIDNIMNNAIKYSPDGGVIKVRLQQEQSRIILSIADQGLGIPREDLGKIFDRFYRVDKARARAQGGTGLGLAIAKEIVDAHHGQIWADSSESKGSIFYIALPYEPMSEGDDWDEV; this comes from the coding sequence ATGAAAAAAATCAAAAGCAAATTTAAACATTTATTTATTTCTATTAATACAACTCTGGCCATTGTTTTTATGGCGATGATTATTGCCACCATTGAGGTCATTGGTGCATATTTTACGCGGCAGTTGGAACAAAATAGTATTGAAAATTTTCAGTCGTCAATTCAAGTCCCATTGATTGTTACTAACCAGCTATCTGTACAGCTTTTACGGGATAATAAACGGGCGAACACTAATTTGAACCGGATTGTCAGCGACTACAGCAATGGGACTAATACAATTAGTGAAATTATTGTGGTTGATAATAAGGACGTTATTCGTGCAGTTTCTAACTTGAATGATAAAAGCCGAATTGGTCAGCGGGTTAATAATTTTTTAGTTAAGCAAGTAACTTCGACTGGTCGGGAGGCTACCAAAGTTATTAATGATCATATGGTGCAAGTAACACCGTTAACTGGCAGTAACGGTTCGGCTAACACAGTGGGCGCGATTTATGTGCGAGCTTCAATGCAGGGCGTTTTTAATAATTTGCGTAATATTTCTTTTATGTTTCTCGTGACGTCGTTAATTGCTGCAGTGATGGGGGCAATCCTGTCACTAGTTGTTTCCCATGCGATTACCAAGCCAATTGAGGAAATGCAGAGCCAAGCCTTAAATATTGCAGATGGTGATTATTCAAGCCAAGTAAAAATTTATTCTAATGATGAGTTGGGACAATTAGGTCAATCATTCAATACATTATCGGTTCGCATTGAGCGTTCACAGGAAGAATCAGAAAGTGAGCAAAGGCGGCTTGATAGTGTCTTGTCCCATATGAGTGATGGGGTCTTAGCAACAGATCGTCATGGCAATGTCAGCGTTGTTAACCAGATGGCACTGAATTTTTTGAATACCACTAAAGAACGCATTATTAATAAGCCAATTGCGACAGTATTAGGTCTAAAAGAAACTTCTCAGGACCTTATTTCTGGTCAAAAAGGGATCGTAATTACATTGCATGCGGGAACGCGTGATGAGGTAATTTTACATGCTAGTTTTTCCTTGATTAAACGGGTGACTGGTTTTGTTTCTGGTAGTGTTTGTGTTCTGCATGATATTACTGAGCAGCAGAAAAACGAAAATTCACAAAAGCAGTTTGTTTCTAATGTTTCGCACGAATTGCGAACACCGCTAACCAGTTTGCATGCGTATATTGAAACTTTGAATGAGGGAGCATGGAAAGATCCGCAGGTAGCGCCACAATTTTTGCAGGTTACGCAAGAAGAAACAGAGCGCATGATCAGGATGATTAATGAATTGCTCAGCTTGTCGCGGATGGACCGTGGAGTGTCTAAGGTTGATTTGGAATGGGTGAACTTTAATGATTTTGTTGCCCACATTCTGGATCGCTTCGATATGATTGTCAAAACCGATGAAAAAGAGGGCAAGAAGAAATATACTATTAAGCGTAAATTAGGGACCCAAGCTTTATGGGTTGAAATTGATACTGATAAGATGGCTCAGGTAATTGATAATATTATGAATAACGCAATTAAATATTCTCCTGATGGCGGTGTGATTAAGGTACGATTGCAGCAAGAACAGAGCCGAATAATTTTAAGTATTGCTGATCAAGGCTTGGGCATTCCCCGTGAAGACTTGGGCAAAATTTTTGATCGCTTTTACCGTGTTGATAAGGCTCGGGCGCGTGCTCAAGGTGGTACAGGGTTGGGCTTAGCAATTGCTAAAGAAATTGTAGATGCCCATCATGGTCAGATTTGGGCTGACAGTAGTGAAAGCAAGGGGTCAATCTTCTATATTGCACTACCATATGAACCGATGAGTGAAGGGGATGATTGGGATGAGGTCTAA
- the yycF gene encoding response regulator YycF: MPKKILVVDDEKPISDIIKFNLTKEGFDVDTAYDGEEAVKKVDEYNPDLMILDLMLPKKDGLEVAREVRQTHDMPIIMVTAKDTEIDKVLGLEMGADDYVTKPFSNRELVARVKANLRRRDIVKKVEDANQDTVTKNITIGNLVIMPDAYIVEKNGKKIELTHREFELLYYLAQHMGQVMTREHLLQTVWGYDYFGDVRTVDVTVHRLREKIEDNPVQAQILLTRRGVGYYVKQPNEE, from the coding sequence ATGCCAAAGAAGATTCTCGTTGTTGATGACGAAAAACCTATTTCTGATATTATCAAATTTAATTTAACTAAAGAAGGCTTTGATGTTGACACTGCTTATGATGGTGAAGAAGCAGTTAAGAAAGTCGATGAATACAATCCTGATCTAATGATTTTGGACTTGATGCTGCCTAAAAAAGACGGTTTAGAAGTTGCTCGTGAAGTTAGACAGACCCACGATATGCCGATTATCATGGTAACAGCTAAGGATACCGAGATTGACAAAGTTTTGGGTTTAGAAATGGGCGCTGATGATTACGTGACCAAGCCGTTTTCTAATCGTGAGCTGGTTGCTCGGGTCAAGGCCAATTTGCGTCGCCGCGATATTGTTAAAAAAGTTGAAGACGCTAATCAAGATACAGTGACTAAGAACATTACAATTGGCAACTTGGTAATTATGCCAGATGCTTATATTGTTGAAAAAAACGGCAAAAAGATCGAATTGACCCACCGTGAATTCGAATTGCTCTATTACTTAGCACAACACATGGGACAGGTAATGACGCGAGAGCATTTACTGCAGACTGTCTGGGGTTATGATTATTTTGGTGATGTGCGGACCGTTGATGTGACAGTTCACCGTTTACGAGAAAAAATCGAGGATAATCCTGTTCAAGCACAGATTTTATTAACCCGTCGTGGTGTAGGTTATTACGTCAAACAACCAAATGAAGAATAA
- a CDS encoding two-component system regulatory protein YycI, with amino-acid sequence MDRKRIEWLFLVIFLLIDLYLMIEIWRSPISLSNTDGTPMTSIRSEMRADGIDVPPHISHKQQSGYYLAAKKHDYLTKKMNSLTKVSTHFSKSDNTLTGTPKEQIILSGNHKQVFKQIENFKNDSENVPFGAKFKYEPSMSSSDTYYFVQGTDYGQIYDSNAQLIINVHNQEITNYTLSYMGPVSAVREPQLVISAWHAIKAMYTDREITNNSRVMQIKLGYSKLTEVRGSTILLPTWLIWVENKTTKNITVKRVNAFTAQILQAGNSYNVQKN; translated from the coding sequence TTGGATCGTAAAAGAATTGAATGGCTATTTTTGGTTATCTTTTTATTAATTGACCTGTATCTGATGATTGAAATCTGGCGATCGCCGATTAGCCTAAGTAATACAGACGGCACGCCGATGACTAGTATTCGCTCTGAAATGCGAGCTGATGGTATTGATGTCCCACCGCATATTTCGCATAAACAGCAGTCAGGATATTATTTGGCAGCCAAAAAGCATGATTATCTTACTAAAAAAATGAATAGTTTGACTAAAGTTAGTACTCACTTTTCTAAAAGTGACAATACATTAACCGGCACACCTAAAGAACAAATAATATTAAGTGGCAATCATAAGCAAGTTTTTAAGCAGATTGAGAATTTCAAGAATGATTCAGAAAATGTTCCTTTTGGGGCTAAATTTAAGTATGAACCAAGCATGTCGAGTTCTGATACGTATTATTTTGTGCAGGGGACAGATTATGGTCAAATATATGATAGTAATGCCCAACTGATAATTAATGTTCACAATCAAGAAATTACGAACTATACACTCTCTTATATGGGACCAGTTAGTGCAGTGCGTGAGCCGCAATTAGTTATTAGTGCATGGCATGCGATTAAAGCAATGTACACTGATCGTGAAATTACTAATAATTCTCGTGTAATGCAAATTAAATTGGGGTATTCTAAATTGACAGAGGTGCGTGGCAGCACAATACTATTACCAACCTGGTTGATTTGGGTAGAAAATAAAACAACGAAGAATATTACTGTAAAGCGGGTTAATGCCTTTACTGCTCAAATTTTGCAGGCAGGTAATTCGTATAATGTTCAGAAAAATTAG
- the yycH gene encoding two-component system activity regulator YycH: MIGMRSKFKLGDFLLLLSTLAVFVLSIILWIFIMTNDQYFNHISQTNNLTQQARGRRNNSIYDLYIPTSSYGFKEDQPYRLYDAKKNIPLEFIRELRGIKFKKSTQVSTTQFKYEQLLNDADYLQLTFPDEISLNLFTRKNLQNDNAHFRRIFISRSNRWLYLGNDKTYTVYRVALARANFDKLRSYARGAHSKTPIKFVRLKNCYEVFYTQASRWRVYSYLTNTQTDSYFVSRLLGTANVTARSSKKGWITYTLNYYTKLRVPKANTKRHDFLYTRYEKNKAVTKNERLFASVNYVHKLGLSEQDLRFFDTNGDATSYTNYIEGIPVFLGQHTPQVKTMLTTEAMQVAFNNIDLQIPIPFDGQTRNLPATDTVLQKLFASGMKRSQIQRIIVAFRLTKDNSHGHLVNLIPTYYVKANNEWKSLAEWQRQSLQPVAKTNNQ; encoded by the coding sequence ATGATTGGGATGAGGTCTAAATTTAAATTAGGAGACTTTCTGTTATTACTAAGTACACTGGCGGTTTTTGTCCTGTCGATTATCCTGTGGATTTTTATTATGACTAATGATCAGTACTTTAACCATATTAGTCAAACTAATAATCTAACTCAGCAAGCGCGTGGCCGCCGAAATAATTCAATTTATGATCTATATATTCCTACTAGCTCGTACGGATTTAAGGAGGACCAGCCCTATCGGTTATATGATGCTAAAAAGAATATCCCACTCGAATTTATCCGGGAGTTACGGGGAATTAAATTTAAAAAAAGTACTCAAGTTAGTACAACGCAGTTTAAATATGAGCAACTGCTTAATGATGCAGATTATCTGCAATTAACTTTTCCTGATGAAATTAGTCTTAATTTATTTACAAGAAAGAACTTGCAAAATGATAACGCCCATTTTCGTCGGATTTTTATTTCGCGTAGTAATAGGTGGTTATATCTTGGCAATGACAAGACTTACACTGTTTACCGTGTTGCTTTGGCTCGCGCTAATTTTGATAAACTACGTAGTTACGCTCGTGGGGCGCATAGTAAAACACCGATTAAGTTTGTGCGGTTGAAGAATTGTTATGAAGTCTTTTATACTCAAGCTAGTCGCTGGCGCGTTTATAGTTATTTGACCAATACACAGACAGATTCTTATTTTGTATCGCGGCTTTTAGGTACAGCCAATGTAACTGCGCGGTCAAGTAAAAAAGGTTGGATTACATATACGCTTAATTATTACACTAAGCTAAGAGTGCCCAAGGCCAATACTAAGCGCCATGATTTTTTGTACACGCGGTATGAAAAGAATAAGGCTGTAACTAAGAATGAACGTTTATTTGCTAGTGTTAATTACGTTCACAAATTAGGTTTGAGCGAACAGGATTTACGATTTTTTGATACTAATGGTGATGCAACTAGTTACACTAATTATATTGAAGGAATTCCTGTCTTTTTGGGCCAACATACACCTCAAGTTAAGACAATGTTGACGACAGAGGCGATGCAAGTTGCATTTAACAATATTGATTTGCAAATTCCGATCCCCTTTGATGGCCAAACGCGTAATTTACCAGCTACTGATACTGTTTTGCAAAAGTTATTTGCTAGTGGCATGAAACGTTCGCAAATTCAGCGGATAATTGTGGCCTTTAGGCTGACTAAGGATAATAGTCACGGCCATTTAGTGAACCTGATCCCGACATACTATGTTAAAGCTAATAATGAATGGAAGAGTTTAGCAGAGTGGCAAAGGCAAAGTTTGCAGCCGGTAGCTAAAACTAACAATCAGTAG
- a CDS encoding SdpI family protein, translated as MMKNNYRRTMLVTSLLILVPLIIGLLFWSKLPSTLATHFGLNNQANGWLNKNIVVWGLPVLMLILQWFVGVKVLKQKVNHKFMIVSLWLIPLISTVVSFSIYAFNLGYHVKIGMIITLLLGIILILIGNFLPKVQPNHAAGIRLPWTLSNSENWRKTNRFAGWVSVLSGLVLMVLSFYQIPWLVVPVLIAVGILPIIYSYYLAKKNS; from the coding sequence ATGATGAAAAATAATTATCGTAGAACAATGTTAGTGACAAGTTTACTTATTTTGGTTCCATTAATAATAGGACTGCTTTTTTGGTCTAAGTTACCGAGTACTTTAGCAACCCATTTTGGTCTAAATAATCAAGCTAATGGTTGGCTAAATAAGAATATTGTAGTTTGGGGCCTACCCGTACTAATGCTAATATTGCAGTGGTTTGTTGGGGTAAAAGTTCTTAAGCAAAAGGTTAATCATAAATTTATGATTGTTAGTCTATGGTTGATACCGTTAATTTCGACAGTAGTTAGTTTTAGTATTTATGCTTTTAATTTAGGTTATCATGTAAAAATCGGCATGATTATTACTCTGTTATTAGGAATTATTTTGATTTTGATAGGGAATTTTTTACCCAAAGTGCAGCCAAATCATGCTGCTGGTATTCGCTTGCCGTGGACATTGTCTAATTCAGAAAATTGGCGCAAAACTAATCGTTTTGCCGGCTGGGTTAGTGTGTTATCTGGGCTAGTCTTAATGGTCTTATCTTTTTATCAAATTCCGTGGCTAGTGGTTCCTGTTTTAATTGCTGTAGGAATTTTACCGATAATTTATTCATATTACTTAGCAAAGAAAAATAGCTAA